From Musa acuminata AAA Group cultivar baxijiao chromosome BXJ3-8, Cavendish_Baxijiao_AAA, whole genome shotgun sequence, one genomic window encodes:
- the LOC135586703 gene encoding uncharacterized protein LOC135586703: MDYSAFAQAQQQQQQQHQYQYHQPYDPSRSQQQVLYGAAAYQPYRPQEAYYSHHPSSTHHYHPYHHSYRPLPPPPPGTDPFLQNHAFWGPHRDNHRPPTPQTQQRPLALSKFGRAVGVGERPVAPPQHLAVGGESAHRGGSRRGRWPFRGGGGRGNVDFRPSRHDVGSPPFHGRGRGRKGRGGSRQNHLSAPVGPLPVTTPASVAESLSVIPPVMEELKAPLQSPALVAESGTLIPTRPFLPLAWCDICRVDCNSLEVLEQHKNGKRHKKTVQRIQEIQAQQKLMADLHIKYAAKPEMVLQSAEENKVSLPGEANKLFSHTDKADETVAAAFSSDQVIEAGNAVVAALNTHCTALPASSQDTEANKGSISSTTVILSEVNEANICSAALENLPPATTEMDHKMGPEMQSENITIQSDSSKEGETGSVAPTTSAPDYIDVPAAKGCGRRAGMNGYNRRHGSKRKMMRYWRNGKRLKMLEAVESNPQEHQKERPRVCTLCNVTCDTQAVFDCHLSGKKHISRIKRFQGQHTEFGPITVYIPPNQPSAHPPKALDPLFYGLRSHEMLQQEACTGGCGVQPGDQAEQGGKTEPIALGFRSQQPSEKPEGRVPITEGQNSVNMCTEGLHNAAETVSKEKSELPVAFSSGISQVDEPA, encoded by the exons ATGGATTACTCCGCCTTCGCCCAAGcccaacagcagcagcaacagcaacacCAGTACCAGTACCATCAACCTTACGACCCCTCCCGATCCCAGCAACAGGTGCTCTACGGTGCAGCGGCCTACCAGCCTTACCGTCCCCAAGAAGCCTACTACAGCCACCACCCATCCTCCACCCATCATTACCACCCTTACCACCACTCCTACCGGCCGCTCCCTCCGCCGCCGCCCGGGACCGACCCCTTTTTGCAGAACCACGCTTTCTGGGGTCCGCATCGGGATAACCACCGCCCGCCTACGCCGCAGACGCAGCAGCGCCCCCTCGCGTTATCTAAGTTCGGGAGGGCCGTTGGCGTAGGCGAGCGGCCTGTGGCGCCACCACAACATCTGGCG GTTGGTGGCGAGTCTGCACATAGGGGTGGCAGCAGAAGAGGTCGTTGGCCTTTTAGAGGTGGTGGTGGCAGAGGCAATGTTGATTTCCGCCCATCTAGACATGATGTTGGTTCACCTCCTTTTCATGGTAGAGGACGAGGCCGGAAAGGTAGGGGTGGCAGCAGGCAAAATCATCTTTCCGCTCCTGTTGGACCATTGCCTGTTACTACACCTGCATCAGTTGCTGAATCATTGTCAGTAATACCGCCAGTGATGGAAGAATTGAAGGCTCCATTGCAGTCTCCAGCACTTGTTGCAGAGTCAGGAACCTTGATACCAACGCGTCCTTTCCTCCCACTTGCCTGGTGTGATATTTGCAGGGTGGATTGCAACAGTTTAGAAGTCCTAGAACAGCACAAGAATGGCAAACGCCACAAGAAGACTGTACAAAGAATCCAAGAGATACAAGCTCAGCAGAAACTAATGGCGGATCTGCATATAAAGTATGCTGCCAAGCCTGAGATGGTACTCCAAAGTGCTGAAGAAAACAAGGTTTCTCTTCCAGGTGAAGCGAACAAATTATTTTCTCATACTGATAAAGCTGATGAAACTGTTGCAGCTGCATTTTCATCCGATCAAGTAATTGAAGCCGGAAATGCAGTTGTTGCAGCATTGAACACGCATTGTACAGCCTTGCCTGCTTCTTCTCAAGATACTGAAGCAAACAAAGGTTCTATTTCATCAACAACTGTCATCTTGTCTGAAGTTAATGAAGCAAACATATGTTCTGCTGCATTGGAAAACTTGCCACCTGCAACCACAGAAATGGATCATAAGATGGGTCCTGAAATGCAGAGTGAGAATATCACAATACAGTCTGATTCTTCAAAGGAGGGGGAAACAGGTAGTGTGGCACCAACTACCAGTGCACCAGATTACATTGATGTACCAGCAGCAAAAGGTTGTGGAAGGAGGGCAGGGATGAATGGTTATAACAGGAGGCATGGTTCAAAGAGGAAGATGATGAGGTATTGGCGGAATGGAAAGCGGTTGAAGATGCTTGAAGCTGTCGAAAGCAATCCTCAGGAGCACCAAAAGGAACGGCCCAGGGTTTGTACACTATGCAATGTGACATGTGATACACAAGCTGTATTCGATTGCCATCTGTCCGGTAAGAAACATATTTCTCGGATCAAGCGGTTCCAAGGCCAACATACTGAATTTGGTCCCATTACTGTATATATTCCCCCCAATCAGCCATCAGCTCATCCACCGAAAGCACTTGACCCACTGTTTTACGGCCTTAGAAGTCATGAGATGCTCCAACAGGAGGCCTGCACGGGAGGCTGTGGTGTTCAACCTGGCGATCAGGCTGAGCAAGGAGGGAAAACAGAACCCATAGCCCTGGGGTTTCGGTCCCAACAGCCTTCAGAGAAACCTGAAGGCAGAGTTCCCATAACTGAGGGCCAGAATTCAGTTAATATGTGTACTGAAGGGCTACATAATGCAGCTGAAACTGTGTCAAAAGAAAAGAGTGAGTTGCCAGTAGCATTTTCATCTGGGATTTCTCAAGTCGACGAACCCGCTTGA
- the LOC135644134 gene encoding putative glucuronosyltransferase PGSIP8: MDGGGRLWILVTLLLTLAAAAAAAASTTRRRHAYAAMMYMGTPRDYEFYVAMRVMMRSLAKLNVDADLVVIASVDVPVRWVQTLQEEDGVRVVTVENLKNPYENQDNFNTRFKLTLNKLYAWSLVSYDRVVMLDSDNIFLQRTDELFQCGQFCAVFINPCIFHTGLFVLQPSMDVFKNMLHELEIGRENPDGADQGFLASYFPDLLDQPMFHPPINGTKLDGTYRLPLGYQMDASYYYLKLRWSIPCGPNSVITFPSAPWLKPWYWWSWPVLPLGLSWHEQRRKNLGYGSEVPVLLIQAIMYAGIIAVTRLARPSLSKLCYNRRPEKSIMILHAMLKVAAMWSILAAYTVPFFLIPRTVHPLLGWSLYVLGVASLSSIVINVFLLPPLPVLTVLLGILGSLVVMAFPWYSDGVVRALVVFAYAFCCAPMAWASLIKVSSSLQNLLEREAFFPRLGESTQVPEFNKLY; this comes from the exons ATGGATGGCGGGGGGCGACTGTGGATCCTGGTGACGCTGCTGTTGACGCTGGCGGCCGCTGCAGCGGCGGCGGCGTCAACGACGAGACGGAGGCACGCGTACGCGGCGATGATGTACATGGGGACGCCCAGGGACTACGAGTTCTACGTGGCGATGAGGGTGATGATGAGGTCCCTTGCGAAGCTCAACGTCGACGCCGATCTCGTTGTCATCGCCTCTGTAGATGTCCCCGTACGATGGGTCCAGACCTT GCAAGAGGAGGATGGTGTGAGGGTTGTCACTGTTGAGAATTTGAAGAACCCCTATGAAAATCAAGACAACTTCAACACCAGATTCAAGTTGACATTGAATAAGCTTTATGCATGGAGTTTAGTTTCATATGATCGAGTTGTTATGCTTGATTCTGATAACATTTTCCTCCAGCGTACTGATGAGCTTTTCCAGTGTGGTCAATTCTGTGCTGTCTTCATCAACCCCTGCATCTTTCATACTGGACTTTTTGTCCTTCAG CCTTCAATGGATGTTTTCAAGAACATGCTTCATGAACTAGAAATTGGACGTGAGAACCCAGATGGAGCTGATCAGGGCTTCCTTGCAAGCTACTTTCCTGACTTGCTTGATCAGCCGATGTTCCATCCACCTATCAATGGTACCAAACTTGATGGTACCTATCGGCTTCCTTTGGGATACCAGATGGATGCTTCATATTATT ATCTGAAGCTCCGGTGGAGCATACCATGTGGACCAAATAGTGTAATCACATTCCCTAGTGCCCCATGGTTAAAGCCCTGGTATTGGTGGTCTTGGCCTGTCTTACCATTGGGTCTTTCATGGCATGAGCAACGTCGAAAGAATCTTGG GTATGGTTCAGAGGTTCCGGTGTTGCTGATCCAAGCTATAATGTATGCTGGAATCATAGCCGTCACCAGGTTGGCACGACCAAGCTTGTCGAAGCTGTGCTACAACCGACGTCCAGAGAAGAGCATCATGATCTTACATGCAATGCTTAAGGTGGCAGCAATGTGGTCTATACTTGCAGCATACACCGTGCCATTCTTCCTCATCCCGCGTACAGTGCATCCTCTTCTGGGCTGGTCCCTTTATGTGCTTGGAGTTGCTTCTCTTTCTTCAATTGTGATCAATGTCTTTCTGCTCCCACCTTTGCCGGTCCTCACAGTGTTGCTAGGAATATTGGGTTCGCTAGTTGTGATGGCATTCCCTTGGTATTCAGACGGTGTTGTTAGAGCTCTGGTAGTGTTTGCTTATGCCTTTTGCTGTGCTCCAATGGCATGGGCATCCTTGATTAAAGTGTCAAGTTCCTTGCAGAACCTACTTGAAAGGGAGGCCTTCTTTCCCAGACTTGGGGAGTCCACACAAGTGCCTGAGTTCAACAAACTTTATTAA
- the LOC135645734 gene encoding uncharacterized protein LOC135645734, with protein MARDLKICYNHKASTLPRTANLANGTTPAFSWLPCRIPRSKSTTNVAPASDAAFSYPSKDNREFGGLIFAPPPPSSSAHTTRTAGVETVLSAGRPLPLFPVHLQDPSRQRAFKENREDHPTPLRNPEIPSQTPPRSSTAPPATGRRSKDGGTSAWARSPGRSPPPSASSSGARKASYGFLEGSLRCRTEPSSGEEEKHQLRMLNSWLLLWRFTNVRGVADAQVQLLCQWEPHAKRHFEAVATLGRFLGAVYLLLPLVEGAKFIDILELH; from the exons atgg CGCGTGATCTAAAAATTTGCTATAATCACAAAGCGTCGACGTTGCCGCGCACGGCGAACTTGGCGAACGGAACGACTCCGGCCTTCTCTTGGCTCCCCTGCCGCATCCCTCGCTCTAAGTCCACCACCAACGTCGCACCCGCGTCCGATGCCGCGTTCAGCTACCCCTCCAAGGATAATCGCGAGTTTGGGGGGCTCATCTTCGCTCCTCCGCCGCCGTCATCATCAGCCCATACGACGAGAACCGCGGGTGTGGAAACCGTCCTCTCCGCTGGGCGGCCGCTACCGCTGTTTCCGGTCCACCTCCAAGATCCGTCCCGCCAACGCGCCTTCAAGGAGAACCGCGAGGACCACCCCACCCCTTTGAGGAATCCGGAAATCCCCTCGCAAACGCCTCCGCGGTCATCCACCGCCCCACCGGCCACGGGGAGACGATCGAAAGATGGCGGGACATCGGCGTGGGCGCGATCCCCAGGCCGATCGCCTCCGCCCTCCGCATCCTCCTCCGGCGCAAGAAAGGCCAGCTACGGATTCTTGGAGGGATCGCTTCGGTGCAGGACGGAGCCCTCTTCGGGGGAAGAAGAGAAGCACCAGCTAAGGATGCTGAATTCGTGGTTGCTACTGTGGCGGTTCACCAACGTCCGGGGCGTGGCGGACGCACAG GTTCAACTGCTATGTCAATGGGAACCACATGCCAAGAGACACTTTGAAGCCGTGGCCACATTAGGGAGGTTTCTGGGAGCTGTCTATCTCTTGCTTCCCTTGGTTGAAGGTGCCAAG TTCATCGATATATTGGAGCTGCATTGA